The sequence TGAAGGCTTCAGAGGAGTTCTTAGAGGACGGGATCCCGCATACGGCGATGCGTCTTCGTCTGGAAGAGTAAGGAGGTCTTATGGACTTCAGCAGTGTGTTCAGGACGCATGATTTCCTGGAGGATGCGGCAATTTCTTATGGATTCAGGAAGAAGGGCGACGTTTTCACGCTGGAGCGTGTTCTTCCGGAGACGGATGGGCTGGCGGCGGTGGTCACTGTCCATGGCAAGGAAATGGCGGTGTCGGTGGTGGAGCTGCCGGATCGTGTGCTGTATGCGCTTTTCGAGGTGGAGTCGGCGGAAGGGGCTTTCGTCGACCGCGTGCGCCAGGAGGCGGAAAATCTCGTCCATGATGTGGTGGAGAATTGTTTCTTCGATTCGGATGTGCGGAGCCGGCTTCTTTCGTACGTGAAGGAAAGGTACGGGACGGAGCAGGAGAATCTCTGGGTGATTTACAAGGATTACTGCACGCTCCGCGAGCACGGGACGAAGAAGTGGTACGGGCTTTTCATGCGTATCCCGTGGACGTCGCTCCATGTGGAGAGGAAGGGCATGACGGAGGTCCTGAATGTGAAGGCGGACCCGGAGGAAATCCAGCACCTGATCGATCATGACCGGTATTTCCCGGCGTATCATATGGACAAGGTGCACTGGATCAGCATTCTTCTGGACAAGGAAACGGATATGGATACGGCGAAGCGGATGCTGGATGAGAGTTATGCTCTCGTGGAGAAGTCTGGCAGGAAGGGCCGCAGGAAAGTGAAGAAATAAAGGGAGGGGAAATTTATGATACAGGTCTCGCAGCTGAATTTCAGGGAGATGGAGCACCAGATCTGCCTGCTCGGGATGAATCAGACGATTTCGGGCTTGCTGTACGCAGGGGGCATGGATATGCCGGAGAATGGCGGTGTGCTGGCGTACGGGTATGTCGATACGGAAGGCGGTTTCACTTTTGAAGTCCTCGCTCCGGCAAAGGTGGAGGGGGACAAGATCATTCCTCTTCCGGGAGTTCCGGATATGATGGTGAAGCTGCGCAAGGAGCAGGCGAATGAATGCAGCATCCGTCTCGGCCCTGTGGTGGACAGGACGCCGTATGAGAGGAAAATCGCTGTCATCAACGAAGCGTATGCGCCGTCCGAAGATGTGGCCGCCATCCGCGGTGTCGATCTCATCGACGACTCCAGGCATCCTGACTATCCGGATGATATCCTCGTCATCTTCCTGAAGGAAGGGTACAAGACAGAGGGCTGCTGGGTAAGGAGCACGGAGGTCGAAGAGGGTCGCTGCATAGGAAAACTCCTGAATGAACCGGACCAGGACTATGGTGTCCATGAGAATGATCTCATTCCTTTTGATATTGTCAAAGAAGGAGACGAATACTTCTGCATTAGCAGGTTTTAGAGGGGGATCTCGCTTCGCTCGAGGAACCTTTTTAGATTTAAAAGTTCGATGAATAATCAACCCTATCCACCGCGAAGCGGTCCCCCTTCCCCGTCTGGGAAGGCGAGTTTGAAAACCACAAAATCAGCCTAACGGCTGAGGGAACTGCATCTCATCCGTCGCCTCCGGCGACACCTTCTCCTTTCGGAGCAAGGTTAACACCCTTAAACCTCGCTATGCTCGAAAAAAACAATATAACCTCGCTTCGCTCGAGGAAAATCATAAAACTCAATGCTCTCTTTTTGCTTTCTGTTTGATATTGAATATTTTTCGCAAAAGGTATACTTTAGTAGTATATCTTTTTAATTTTTTGTGGATTATAGTCAGGGCAGGTTGGGATGTGGAGGGGAGGAGTAAAGATTAACGGAATTTTATAATATAGATAGATGTCTATCCTTTTATTAAATTTTATTAAACATCGCAAAAGTACTATTAATTTATAGAAAAATAATGTAAGATAAAGCGCAATTGATTAGCAGCTGGTTATGGGCGGAGCCCGCTTTATGGCAGGAGGATAAAAGGTGAATAGTTCCTGGTTAATGGATGCCGGTATTTTCGTGGTTTCTTTTGGCACAGCATTTTACGTGCTCGGCAGGCTGGGAAGGAAGCAGGCGGCTAAGGCCGTGAAGAAGGCGGATACGAAGGTCCGCAGCGCAGCGGAGGAGCGGGAAGCGGCGAGGAAGTCGCTTGATTCGACGATCCATCAGCTGGGCGATGAGAAGCTTGCCGTAATTACCGGGGATCTCACGACGTTTACTGAGATTTTCAGCAAGATTGAAAATGTGGATTTTGAAGCCGGCAGCAGGGCTGCTGAAATGGCTGATTTCGTTCCTGGAGGGGATGAGAACAGAAGGCTTCAGGCAGGAGTCGCCAGGATTAAGAGACTTGAGAGAAATGACAATCCTGATTTAAGAGGACTTCGCATCCGTGCGCTGGGTGTTTCTGATGCGGAGACGCTTTTTGAAAGGGCAACGGGGAAGGATGAAATTTCCTATAGTTCTTCGATCAATGCGACTGTCAAATGGATGATGACGGGCAAGGTGGAAGGCGATGTATTCGGACCGGATTGCAGGGAGTCCGTCTTCATCGGCTTCGGCGATGGTCCGTCTCATACGAGGGGCGAGGAAAAGGCATCGAGTTTCCGCACGAAGATGTATCCGCAGGAAGCGGAGCAGTTCGAAGCGGAATCCAAGGTCGTTGCCCGCCTCGCTGTCCAGCTCTGCACTCTGGCGGAGGGTCAGAGGAAGGTGCTGGAAAGCAACACGAAGAATTTCCATGCCCGTGTCAATGCGCTGAAGCGCATCGTCGATCAGGAAGGGTATGACTGGAACAAGTACGGCAAAGAGGACAGAAGAATCATCGCTCTTGCTGCCCGCCAGGCCAGAAATATCTCCGTGATTGTCACGATTGGTCTTCTCCACGATGACGGTTCGATCAATAGAGAAATCCTCGGTGTCATTTCACTCCTGAAATTCAACGAGGAAGAAGGATAAAAAATAGGGGAAGAGCTATGAAAAATGTGGACCATTTTTCATAGCTCTTTTTGCGTGGGGGATGATAAAACAGGATAAGACAGGATAAAACAGGATAAAACAGGATAAAACCATACAGCCGCCTTGCAGGCTGGGAAATGAACTTCATTATAAAACCACAAAACCAGCCTGCGGCTGAGGAACTGCTGTATCCGAGAAATTTTTAAAAAGCAAAAATTTCCCACCTTCTCCTTCGGAGCAAGGTTAACACCCTTAAACCTCGCTTTGCTCGTAGAAAACCATACAACCGCAGCTCTGCTACGGGGTAATGAACCCCTTTCGGCGCATGCGCGCCACTTTCCCCTTACGGGGACAGCTAAACCTCGCTTCGCTCGTGGGAAATGCTGTATCCGTTTACACCTTCCCTTCCAGGGCAAAGTCAAGACCGGCCTGCGGCCCATTTCTTAGGAAGGCGAGGGTTAGCGGCGCTAGGTGTTTCTCCACTCAAAAAGCGGTCTCTTGCGAGACCGCTTTCTACTTTGCTTCTTTATTTTATTTCCCGAGTTTTCTTTCTGCTTCTTCTTTGTCAGTCGGAACGATGATGGGGCTGGAGATGAGGTTGATGATATCGGCTTTGGCTTTTTCGAGGATGCCGATTTTCATTTCGATCTGCGGGATGGTGCCTTCGGGAATCGGACCTTCGTCTACTTCGGTGAGGTCGGATTCTTTGAGTCTGAAGGGCTGGACTCCGATGGTGACGCTCTGGAGGGCAGCGAGGCGGAATTCGAGGTTGGCTGTGTTGGCTTCTTCGAGGAGGGCTGCTGCTTTTTCTTCGTTTCCTTCTTTCTTGACTTCAGCGAGGGACTGTTTCAGTTCTTCGATTCTTTCGCTGAGGAGTCTGTGGATGAGGGGAGCGGAGGTTTCCATGGACGGGGCTCTTCTTGCCGGGAAGATGGTGACGTCTTCGCGGAGGAGCGGTTTGTAGGTGGTCTGGAGGATGCTGCCTTTCTTGGTGAGGAAGTCGGTGCCTGTGATGTACTTGGCTTCTTTCAGGGCTTTTTCCACGATTTCAGGGTCGGTGTCTTCGAAGGTGATTCTTTCGAAGGCAGAGGCGTTCAGGTGAGCGTCGACGCATTGTTCGAGGAAGTGGTCGGCGAAGGGACGGGTGTCGTTGAAGACGTAGAGCGTCTCTCCTTCGGGGACTTTGTTCAGGACGAAGAAGTGTTCAGAGACGACTTCAAGGTGCAGGGGGAAGAGGTTCTCTTCCGGGATGACGGTGAGGAGCTGGGATGCTTCTGTGTCTTCGCAGATGTAGAGTGCATCTTTCCTTGCTTCTTTGATGTCTGCCGTCAGGACAGCCTCGACGGGGTAGTAGGTGCCGATGAGGTTGGTGACGATGAATTGGAGTTCGTCTTTGGATGCCTGGGTTCTTCCAGCGGCAATGAGTACGGGATGGTTCATGATGATGTCCTTTCTTTTCCTTTGGGTTCTTATATGCGTTATCTGGAACAGTATGATTCCGAATAGTTCTCTTTCTTACTATTAT is a genomic window of Veillonellaceae bacterium containing:
- a CDS encoding MmcQ/YjbR family DNA-binding protein, whose translation is MDFSSVFRTHDFLEDAAISYGFRKKGDVFTLERVLPETDGLAAVVTVHGKEMAVSVVELPDRVLYALFEVESAEGAFVDRVRQEAENLVHDVVENCFFDSDVRSRLLSYVKERYGTEQENLWVIYKDYCTLREHGTKKWYGLFMRIPWTSLHVERKGMTEVLNVKADPEEIQHLIDHDRYFPAYHMDKVHWISILLDKETDMDTAKRMLDESYALVEKSGRKGRRKVKK